One part of the Aurantibacillus circumpalustris genome encodes these proteins:
- a CDS encoding DUF1987 domain-containing protein yields MNRETIKKTVSLFLNCQKLIVKPKRLHYSDLKCLFGNTINEDEFKNIVKSIFNLADHYFLLEKYQHPTKLLIEINALADSVRLNMNPHQKLTFLTLIIKLIKYNHQEDNSSLERAFFCIAEIFSYNITQSTKLKKMFTTEEPGQDEYIDSLLITNEQPDYRKVIDGLKVHYNSQLPFKIWVYNIKSVNNLMFKILDLKDDYTDLEINKGDILTYNNVMQGILDEQNINLETLSSKITSIPESISTIKIPSTERSPRIVLNSLENKIEIEGVSMVNHPLNFFEPVFYWIEKIKEKNPKSLSLHLNLSFFNTYTSKIILKILQKVIEVESQNCKVKICWYYETDDEEIKEAGEHYASIVNRSFTYIATTPVDFISA; encoded by the coding sequence ATGAACAGAGAAACCATAAAAAAGACTGTTAGTCTATTTTTAAATTGCCAAAAACTGATCGTCAAACCAAAGAGACTGCACTATTCAGATTTGAAATGTCTTTTTGGAAATACGATTAATGAAGATGAATTCAAAAACATTGTAAAGTCAATTTTTAATTTAGCTGATCATTATTTTTTACTTGAAAAGTATCAGCATCCTACTAAATTATTAATTGAAATTAATGCCTTAGCCGATAGCGTTCGTCTAAACATGAATCCGCATCAAAAACTAACGTTTCTGACACTCATTATTAAACTAATAAAATATAACCACCAAGAAGACAATAGTTCACTTGAACGCGCTTTCTTTTGTATTGCAGAAATATTTTCGTACAACATTACTCAAAGCACAAAATTGAAAAAAATGTTTACTACTGAAGAACCAGGACAAGATGAATATATAGATTCGTTACTCATTACTAACGAGCAACCAGACTACAGAAAAGTAATAGATGGTCTTAAAGTTCATTACAATTCCCAGTTGCCTTTTAAAATATGGGTTTACAATATTAAATCAGTAAACAACTTGATGTTTAAAATACTTGATCTTAAAGATGATTATACTGATTTAGAAATAAATAAGGGCGATATTCTTACATACAATAATGTAATGCAGGGAATTCTTGATGAACAAAACATTAACTTAGAAACTCTTTCCAGTAAAATCACATCTATTCCTGAAAGCATTAGTACTATTAAAATCCCATCTACCGAAAGAAGTCCTCGCATTGTATTAAATAGTTTAGAAAATAAAATTGAAATCGAAGGTGTTTCTATGGTTAATCATCCTCTTAATTTTTTTGAACCAGTATTTTATTGGATCGAAAAAATAAAAGAGAAAAATCCTAAATCACTTTCACTTCACCTTAACCTTAGTTTTTTCAATACTTACACTTCTAAAATTATTTTAAAAATTCTTCAAAAAGTAATTGAAGTTGAATCGCAGAATTGCAAAGTGAAAATTTGTTGGTATTATGAAACAGATGATGAAGAAATTAAAGAAGCCGGAGAACATTATGCTTCAATTGTTAATAGATCTTTTACCTATATCGCAACCACTCCAGTTGATTTTATTAGCGCTTAA